In one window of Cydia fagiglandana chromosome 1, ilCydFagi1.1, whole genome shotgun sequence DNA:
- the LOC134671247 gene encoding mucin-2-like, whose translation MKTILVILYIIRTSRPSCTHFIQPLDACVQSEICNHTWIPVCGQNEKTSIRRTFGDLCDMLEYNCDFKTEYREISREECVNTTTISARKSLFTPSDTTTVSYIYDDDDYLTNLPVNVKTMSKFYLKPPDETTDAAMFISAISENPLINVLTRGFEYRRQITDPLSSSSTKNETTLSTGSFKACTCSASPITTTTAKTTTTTSPTTTTPITTTTTLSTEAFKACTCSTNAITTSTTPSTTTPTTSTTNTPSTSTTNLSTEASSVTNYRGCTCSTSTPTSTMETTPSTPSTTTTITTPNTSVVDTSATTNTTESETTPNTPMTTVSTESPKACTCSTPLITTTTAVTTASTTTTIVTTPSTTTSIATTPSTTTTSSTSVTVTTPSTNTTTVSTESFKACTCSPPTDTTTTSTTPSTTTPTTSTTITTPSTSTILSTDASSVIDGRACTCSTPIITTTTAGTTASTTTTIATTPSTTITIATTPSTTTTIVTTPSTTTTIATTPSTTTTASTSVTVTTPSTNPTTLSTESFKACTCSAPTDTTTTTSTTPSTTTHTTSTTITTPSTSTTTLSTEASSVTTGRGCTCSTSTPISTMETTPSTPSTTTTITTPNTSVSTELTSAMTNTTKSDTTTMTTTTVQSSTPWKGCGHPGCDIVATWATTVKGETRDYYQILRSKYGHLPFRRKKHIQALRYTSHYPPGFPFSRPRRRYRYRFRPLGPYKQFYGRHVEG comes from the exons ATGAAAACCATACTTGTAATTC tgTATATTATTCGTACAAGTAGACCATCATGCACACACTTTATACAA CCACTTGACGCTTGCGTGCAATCAGAAATTTGTAACCATACGTGGATTCCTGTTTGTGGACAAAATGAAAAGACTTCAATACGACGAACGTTCGGTGACTTGTGTGACATGTTAGAATACAACTGTGATTTTAAAACAG AATACAGGGAAATCAGCCGAGAAGAGTGTGTAAATACAACCACTATATCAGCGCGTAAATCATTATTCACACCCAGTGATACTACTACAGTCTCATAtatttatgatgatgatgattaccttACAAATCTCCCTGTAAATGTTaaaacaatgtcaaaattttatttgaaacCACCTGATGAAACAACGGATGCTGCCATGTTTATCAGTGCAATATCAGAAAACCCACTGATAAACGTTCTCACACGCGGGTTCGAATATAGACGTCAAATCACAGATCCGTTATCCTCTTCATCTACAAAAAATGAGACCACTTTATCCACGGGGTCATTTAAAGCATGCACGTGTTCAGCGTCTCCTATTACCACTACAACGGCAAAGACTACAACAACTACATCGCCTACCACTACAACTCCTATTACTACAACTACTACTTTGTCTACCGAGGCTTTTAAAGCATGCACGTGTTCAACGAATGCTATTACCACTTCAACAACACCTAGTACCACTACACCTACTACATCGACAACCAATACTCCTAGTACATCTACGACTAATTTATCTACTGAGGCATCTAGTGTAACCAATTATAGAGGATGCACGTGTTCAACATCTACTCCTACATCAACAATGGAAACGACACCGTCGACGCCATCTACTACAACTACAATCACAACACCTAATACTAGTGTAGTAGACACTAGTGCAACGACAAATACAACAGAGTCTGAAACAACCCCTAATACTCCTATGACTACTGTGTCTACTGAGTCACCTAAAGCATGCACGTGTTCAACGCCTCTAATTACCACTACAACGGCAGTAACCACAGCTAGTACTACTACAACAATAGTCACCACACCTAGTACTACTACATCAATAGCCACCACACctagtactactactacttctaGTACATCAGTAACCGTTACAACTCCTAGTACCAATACAACTACTGTGTCTACGGAGTCATTTAAAGCATGCACTTGTTCACCGCCTACTGATACCACCACAACATCGACCACACCTAGTACCACCACACCTACTACATCAACAACCATTACAACTCCCAGTACATCGACTATTTTATCTACTGACGCTTCTAGTGTAATCGATGGTAGAGCATGCACGTGTTCAACGCCTATAATCACCACTACAACGGCAGGGACCACAGCTAGTACTACTACAACAATAGCCACCACACCTAGTACTACTATAACAATAGCCACCACACCTAGTACTACTACAACAATAGTCACCACACCTAGTACTACTACAACAATAGCCACCACACCTAGTACTACTACTACAGCTAGTACATCAGTAACCGTTACAACTCCTAGTACCAATCCTACTACTTTGTCTACGGAGTCATTTAAAGCATGCACTTGTTCAGCGCCTACTGATACCACCACAACAACATCGACCACACCTAGTACCACCACACATACTACATCGACAACCATTACAACTCCTAGTACATCAACGACTACTTTATCTACTGAGGCATCGAGTGTAACCACTGGTAGAGGATGCACGTGTTCAACATCTACTCCTATATCAACAATGGAAACGACGCCGTCGACGCCATCTACTACAACTACAATCACAACACCTAATACTAGTGTGTCTACTGAGTTAACTAGTGCAATGACAAATACAACAAAGTCTGATACAACTACAATGACTACGACAACAGTCCAGTCGTCAACGCCATGGAAAGGATGTGGACATCCTGGATGCGATATAGTGGCCACCTGGGCAACAACAGTTAAAGGAGAAACGAGGGACTATTATCAGATTCTTAGGAGCAAATACGGCCATCTTCCTTTCAGGAGAAAGAAACATATACAAGCATTAAGATACACCAGTCATTATCCTCCAGGATTTCCGTTTTCAAGGCCTCGTCGTCGTTATCGTTATCGTTTTCGTCCTTTGGGTCCTTATAAGCAATTTTATGGACGTCATGTCGAAGGCTAG
- the LOC134667687 gene encoding uncharacterized protein LOC134667687, with protein sequence MRCLILLAIAATAHAHPALIFTQALQPIGVEYAENAGPLVRPHPAVERNAARDAQLPRELLKSRDFYDNPAVAEALARESWFTNKEMQVVEREAEKIPRERIYKIVKSAGFLDQ encoded by the coding sequence ATGCGCTGCTTAATTCTCCTCGCCATCGCGGCTACAGCGCACGCGCACCCCGCGCTGATCTTTACCCAGGCGCTTCAGCCAATCGGAGTCGAGTACGCGGAGAACGCCGGTCCACTGGTTCGCCCGCATCCCGCCGTCGAACGAAACGCCGCCCGGGACGCTCAGCTGCCGCGTGAACTTCTCAAGTCTCGAGACTTCTATGACAACCCAGCGGTTGCTGAAGCTCTGGCGAGAGAGTCGTGGTTCACCAACAAGGAGATGCAGGTCGTTGAGAGGGAGGCTGAAAAGATCCCCAGGGAGAGGATCTATAAAATTGTGAAGAGCGCTGGCTTCTTAGATcagtaa